AGGTCAGAAGGAGGCTTTTCATGGATTTGGCGGACGGAAGTGGAATCCCAATACCGTGGATCGGAGCGGGATTTTGCTGTGAGGGCAAGGAAGGAGGGAAATTCCTTGGGTGACACGGTTTCGGGGACAGGAAATGGGAGATAAGAGCGGCGAGATAAGAAATAAGAGAGAAGAAGGGCTGTGATCGCGCTTGCCTCATCGGGGCTGGATGATCGGTTGGTGGAATGGCGCAGTTCATTCATTTGGCCGATGACAAGGATCTAGCGATGATCCGGAAGAACGGGATCATTGCGTCGAAGCTCCGTGATGAGGGGAAAAAGGCAGTCTTTGCGACGCCGGTGCTGCAGGATTTCTATCGCTCCCACCAGTGGCTGCGGGAACTGAAGCGGCGCGGGGTGCGAACCTTCTCGGCAGTGCAGTTCCGCGTGGGGGATGACACTCCGGTCTCGGTGGGGCGCTACAATGAGGAGCATCTGGAGACGACGGCCGCCGAGGCGGTGCGCATTTTTATGGATCATCAGACGGGGGCCGGACTGGAGGTGATCTTTTCCACCAGCATTCCGGCGAGCGCCATCATGCGGACCTACACGCCCGACCAGGTGACGGGCTGGCGCTATTTCCCGGAAGCTCACGGGAAAGAGCCATGCGGCTGCTCCTATTGCCAGCGGGGGGAGATCCGCAGCCAGCGCTTGCGGAGCGATTGAGGAGTTGGAGATCGCTCGTCTTCCGTTTGTAAGTGTGTCAGCGATGCTGGCGTATGGTCCGTTTCGATGTCTGACCTCGAGCCCATTCTGAATTTCCTGAAGTCGGTGGGGAACACGGCGTTTTTCCTGGCGACCCGCTACGGCCTGTTTGCGGGGATCGCCTGGTTGCTGGCTTACGTGCTTTTCTACCGGCGCTGGAAGCACCGGAAGGTGGTGCAGAAGTTGCCTCCGGGTTCGGAGATCCGGCGGGAGATGTTTTTCTCGGGGATCTCGGTGCTGATCTTCGCGGTGGTGGGCGTGGTCACGGTGATCGCGGCGAAGCAGGGGTGGACGCAGATGTACACGCGGATGGGGAAGTATCCGATGTGGTGGTTCTGGCTGAGCATCCTGTGCGCGATCGTGATCCACGATACCTGGTTCTATTGGACGCACCGGCTGATGCATCACAAGAAGCTGTTCCGCTTCTTCCATCGCACGCATCACCTGTCGCACAATCCAAGTCCATGGGCGGCTTACTCGTTTGATCCCGCGGAGGCGGTGATCCAGGCGGCGATCTTCCCGCTGGTGTTGTTCATCATGCCAATGCATCCGGGAGCCTTCGCGATCTTCATGGTGTGGCAGATCACCTTCAACGTGATCGGGCATACCGGATTCGAGATTTATCCGAAGTGGATGATGGATTCGTGGCTGGGAAAGATCCTGAACACGCCGACCAACCATGCGATGCACCACGAGAAGCTGCGCGGCAACTACGGGCTCTACTTCAACGTCTGGGACCGGGTGATGAAGACGAACCATGCGGATTACGAGAAGCGGTTCCGGGAGGTGACGACGCGGGGGAGGGACGCGGGAGAACATCGGACCTCGAAGGTCCAACATTGAGCGTCGAAGCGGGCAGTTTTTTGGGGTGGTGACGGGTGCCTGTTATGCCTGTTTGAAAGAGGAAAATTAACAGGCGGAGAGGTGGGTTCGGGAAGCGATGGATGGGGTGAAGAAGTTTTTGATCTCATCGGGTGGCCTTGGGTGCTTGAGGGCTTTTCCAAGGAGGAAGGGATAGGCGAATTCCGAAGGTGTTTCTACTGTCAGCGGAGGTCTTCCTTAGGTGTTGGGGGGAGAGATCGAACCGCGGAGGCGGAGAGGTCGCGGAGGGAGATGCGGAGATGAGGTGGGGTTTTTGTTCTACCGCAAAAGGGCGCGAAAGGGACGCGAAATTTGAAAGACAGGAAAGGAACCACGGAATACGCGGAATACACGGAGGTGATTGAGGTTTGTTTCTGTGGGCGCAGGTGTGTGGCTTTGGAGGTAATGTCGGTCTGTGGCGGGTGGGGCGTTTTCGTAGCGGATCGGTTGAACGGACGGTGGAGGTGATTTTTTGGTGTGGTTTTTGGGGATGATTCTTGCGGGGCTTCTGAAAGAAGCCCGTCCGCGTTATAGCGCTTGCTGCTGGAGATGATGCAAAGGAGAGCACCGCGGAGGGCGCAGTCTTGATTCGCCCTTGCAATGGCAGGGCGCGGTCTTAGTACCCTTGGGTGAACGATGCCGCACGAGCTCCGATGCGCGGCAGGTCGTTCGATCTAACAGAATTTTTCCCCATGCTGAACGAACCTCTGGATCCTTCTTGTGCTGAAGCTGAATTGCTTCGTGCTGCTTATGCGGCGTTCAATGCGCGGGACATTGAAGCGGCGCTGTTGCTAATGACGCCGGATGTGACCTGGCCGCGGGCGTTCAAAGGAGGCTTTGTCCATGGACCCGCTGAGGTCGGTGCGTATTGGACGGAGCAGTGGCGCGAGATCGATCCGACGGTGCAGCCGCTGGCGTTCTATCCGGAGAAGGATGGGACAATCCTGGTGGAGGTGCATCAGGTGGTCCGGGATCTGGCTGGAGCGGTGATTGCCGATGAACGGGTGGGGCACCGGTTTGTCATCGAGCACGGATTGATCCGCGGGATGGAAGTGGGGGAGTTGGCTCCGAAAGGTTGATGGCGTGCAGGTAGTCGACCTTTGCTTCAGCGAGTCGGGTTTCGGCTCGCGGAACATGGTGAGCTCGATGTGCGAGGTCAGGGGCAACTTGTGCTCGGACAAGGGGGATGGCACTGGCTCCAGGATCTTCAGCTCCGGCTTCAATAACCGCATCGACGGAAATACCCTTCAGTTCAACGATTTCGGCGTGCGCCTCACCAGCTCGCCAAATGTGGTGATCCGGAATGTCTCGCGCTTCAATGGCTAGTCCATCGTCGCGGGCAATCACGTCGCCCCGATGGTGACCATGGCAACGACCGGCGCGGCGATCACGGGGACCACGGGAGGGACGGCGCTGGGGACGACGGATCCTTATGCGAATTTGATGTATTGAGGGGGGATGGCTAGATTTAAGCTGGCAATCCCCATTTAGATATACGAGTGATTTACATGAATTGCGGACAATGAAGTCTTCCAAGTGTTAATGAAATATGGCTTGATTTGCGATGGTTTCGATGTGCCTCTGCTTCGCGTGAGCTTTCATCCTTTGAAGTTTTCCGACTGGGAGAAACTCGGGAAGTATCTTTCGCCTTTTGCTGATCTGTTATCCCTTCTCGGGTTTTTCGTTACTCTGTATGCCGCTTGGACAATTCGCAGGCTGTCGGCGCGATTTGTTTTCTGGGGGCGAGTTGACGACTATAAAACTGGATTGGATGAGGTTTGTACTCAGCTCAATGATGCCTTGGCTGCAAAGAGCTTTTCATCGGGATTGGTAGCTGAGATTCTCGAGCCATGCAGGGTTACTCTGAAGAAGCTCAAGAATGGTCCCGATGAAGTTGCTAAGATGGCTAAAGACGTAGATGGAGAGGTAAAATGGGGTTTGGAGGATGCCGCTGGTAGGCTTTCTTTGGATTACACGAGCAAATTGTTACGTCATTTGCGAGCATTGGGAGAGGAAATATCGCATCATTTGAAGGAACGGAGAATCACACCAATCTAATGAGTCTAAACGACAAGGCATCAAAGGCGATCGACAAGCTCCTCAGATTGACTAGAGAGGGGAAGTTGACCTGGTCTCGTGAAAAGGACGTTTCTCGGATCATAGATGCGAGCGATGATCAGGTAAGCGTTGTATATACGGCGCGAAAGGGAGATATGAGGTTTAGGGCTTACGAGGCAAATTATCAAGTTTGTCCGGATGGTGATGCGGTGTATTGGCATTCAGAGCCACGGATAGAAATCGTCGATCGTGATGGAGATCTAATTTGGCGACTGCCGCGGCATCCCGAAACATTGGATCTCCTACGAACCATCCAACTGAAATCGGGGAATGTTGAGGATGAGCTTGATCGATTTTTGAATGATGATTGGTGATGCTCAGGCTCTCGCTAACCTGAGAATACTCTTTGAAATTAGAGACCGTGCTACCGTCGGTTAGATCTGAAGATCGTTCGGCCTTATGCCTCATCTTGAGCGAGTTCAATCGATAGCAGATGCATCTCACCTCCGGAACGTCTCACCAGTGCGATGACTCGTTCTTCAAACATGGGTTTGACTATGTCGCTCATCATTCCGCGAGGTACTTGGATTCTGCATCGATCCTCGTTGTCATCTACAATTTCTATCAGGCCGGCATCAGGTCTGGTAGCGTCTGCTTCCAAAAGTGATCCTACTACTGTGAGTTCGATAGGGTCTTGAGAGGTATGTTCAGAAATTGCGATTGCCTCGTTAACGGCCCGCTGTCGTATTCGACGTTCTGGTCGCGTTAGGGCCACCCGGCGTTCGGTTTTCTCTCGTACTGCTGTAAATCCCACTGTTTTGACCTGATCCCCATCTGGGGAAAGTCGTTGTGCGAGAGCAATGAAATTGGTTCTGTAAGCCTCATCTGGAATTGCTGATTCCAATGAATCCATATCGCCAACAGAGAAGGCTTCGAGAGAATCTAAAACTTCATGTACGACGTCGGCTGTGAAATCGAGGCCTGGCAGTTCTAATTGATCAGATTGACCGACTCTCAATGTGACGGCGAAGCTAGCAGCCCGTGGCGTTGATAAATATATCTCAAAATTGTTGGTGTAGCTTTTTGATGGGCGGCCTCGCTCCCGGAATTCCCTCCCTAATCGACGCTCAGCCGTCCTAATGATCAATTTCTCGAAATCTTTCAGCCTCTGGATGAAGGTGTCGCTTCGGGCCATTCCGAACCCAACGGCGTCGCCATCAATAACCATCTGGAGCTCTCCAGGAGCCAGCACAATTCCTCTGAGGTCGAGATGCCGATTGAAGTAAACGTCCTCCAATAAATCTCGGAGTTCGTTAGCGATTTCATCTGGCGGATCTCCAGATAAAGCGGCTGAAATCAATCGTTCGGCCTCTCTTGGGAGCTTGATTTCCAAAGCGATGGATGCAGCACTTCTAAAGAGCACTGATCTGGTAGGTTCAAGATCACGACTATCAAGCAAAAGCCATGCTGCCTGTGATTCGAGCTTGAATGCCTTGACTGTAAGCTCGTGGCTCTGGTCTTTGTCACCCGCTAGGCGAAAAATCGAAGCTTCATCTAGCAGGTCCATTGCCTGCAAGTGGAGATCATTCACAGCTTGCATCGTTCAATGATTCTAGCTGCTGGATTGCTAAACTCGATTACGGCAATGACGGCAGGGATCTTGGTGTCGTCAGATCGCTTGGTCTGCTCTACCTTGATTCGAGACCGCTGGGCAATACTCGAATCGTCTCCGCAAAGTATCCCAGAAACTTCGAGTCTTACAAGATTCTGGAAGAGCAACAGTTCCTGATCGGGCGGGCCAAGCCAAAAGTCGAAGCCTGTCCCTTTTCGGGACCTTTGCATTACTTCAAGCCCGTATTTCTCCACCAGTAAGGCGGCCAGACAATAGGCCCCCTGCTCGGTTGCAACTTCTAGGTCAGCCCATGTTCGAACTATTTGCTCCGATGGTTCCTCCCAAATGATGTCGGCAAGAATAATATTTGCGTTATCCTGTACGTGCATCGACGCGGGATTTGAGTGGTTGAAGTTCGCGATGCACACCGACGCTGCCTCTGAAAGGGCTGCTCCATATGCCGGGGATATTCCTTTTCTCCCGGACTTAAGTGATGATAGTGCAAGGCCGACTGAATCCGAGGAGGGGGAAATGAGAGTCATTTAGGAGGATGGGGGCCTGTGGGGTTTTCTTTGGGTATCCTTGGGTTAGTTATATTATACCTAATGTCACGTCAATCAAGTGCCCCAAGGAATTAGAAGAAGGGTATAAAATCGATGCCACTAGCTCGCTCGATCAGGAGTGTTAAGCCTGCAAGTCCCACAAGCACCGACCCAATCCGCTTCACCCAAACAAAGCGATCCCCGAGCCAGGCGAAGCAGGCGAAGGCGATGGCGAGGAGGGCGACTTGGCCGAGTTCGACGCCGATGTTGAAGCCTAAAAGGGCGCCGGGGAGTTTCTCGGGTTGGTCCTTTGGCAGGATGCCGGCGAGGGCGCTGGCGAAGCTGAGGCCGTGGATGAAGCCGAAGAGGCCGACGAGGAGAAGACGACCCTTGCCGAGTTCCTTGACGCAGAGGTTTTCGATGCCGACCCAGGCGATGCTGGCGGCGATGAGGATTTCGACCGGTTGAGCGGGGAGATTTACCCAGCCAAGGGTGGCGGCGGCGAGGGAGATGGAGTGGGCGACGGTGAAGGCGAGGGTCTGGCCAAGGAGAGGCTTCCACTTGGGGACGAGGAGGAAGAGGCCGAGGACGAAGAGAATGTGATCAAGGCCATCCGGCAGGATGTGTTGGAAGCCGACCTTGATCCAATCCGGGATGGAGAGGGGCTTGGGCTTGAGATCTTCTTCGGTGGCGCTGCGTTCGGCGATGGTCATTTGCTCGCCGCTCATGATCGGCTTGGTTCCGGCATCGGGGCCGGTGCCGGTGAGGACGACGAGGACAACGCCAAAGGGTTCCTTCCAGCGGATATCGAGGTGCTTGGCCCCGGGAGGAAGCTGGGCATGCACGGCGACATCGAGCATGGGGAGTTCCTCGGGTTCGCCCTCGCTGAGGAAAGCGGGAGCGGTTTCGTGGAAGGCGGGGATTTCCATGGTCCAGGGGATGGGCGTGCCATCGGCGAGGAGCGTGAAGCAATCGCGCCAGTAGGTGATGGCTTCCGCCTCGATCTTTGCCCAGCCATCGGGGCCTTGTCCGCGGAGCCAGGCGAGGTCCTTGGCCTCCTCGTCTTCATCGCCGCGGAACTCCTCGAGCATGTAGGCGGCGTCGGCCTGGACGACGCCTTCGATTTTTTCGCCCTTCAGATCGAGGGACATGGTGATCTCCGCGATCTGGTGGGCGTGGAGAAGGGTGGGGAAAAAAGCCAGGAGCAGCAGGAGAAAGATGCGGGGCATGGGTGGCTGGGGAGTGGTAGCTGCTTTGAGGCAAAATCCCTAATGAGTAGATTCTAATCATCAATCGGAGGGGGGAGGGGAGGAAAGGCAGAGTGCCGAGTGATCAGTGATCAGTGGAAGAGGTGATTAGGGGGATGCGGGAGGGAGGTGAGGATTGCGGGGAAGGGGTCGATGAAGCGGGTGTGGGTTCGAGTCCCGGAGACGTTAGGTGGCCGTAGTGCTGCGGTCGCGTCGCCCTCCCTGTTGGAGGGTTCGGATTCGTTGCTTTTGGAACTTGGAAAATCGCACTGTGCATTTGAACCTCTGCGGCGTGGACAGCATCCGGATCCGTGGGGCGAGGCAGCACAATTTACGGGGTGTCGATGTGGACATCCCGCGTGGGAAATTGGTGGTGATTACCGGGCCGAGCGGGAGCGGGAAGTCATCGCTGGCTTTTCATACGCTCTTCGCGGAGGGGCAGCGGCGCTTTGTGGAATCGCTTTCGGCGTATGCACGGCAGTTCCTCGACCAACTGGAGAAGCCGGATGTGGATTCGATCGAGGGACTGAGTCCGGCAATCGCGATCGAGCAGCGGAGCGGAGGACTGAACCCGCGCTCGACGGTGGCGACGGTGACGGAGATCCATGAACACCTGCGGGTGCTGTGGGCGGCGGCGGGGGTACCGCATGATCCGGAGAGCGGCGAGAAGCTGGAGCGGATGGGCGCGAGCGATATCGTGAGCTCCATTTCCGCGATGGCCGAGGGGACGCGGGTGGTGCTGCTGGCTCCGGTGCCGCAGGAGGAGGTGCGGGAGCCGGAGCGGCTGATCGGGGACTTGCGCCGCCAGGGCTTCGTCCGGGTGCGGGTGGAAGGTGAGATTTTGGAACTGGAGGAGGCGCTGAAGGCGTGGCCGGAACGTGCGACCTCCGTGGAGGTGGTGGTGGATCGTCTGGTGGTGCGGGCCGGGGGCGAGGCGCGCTTGGCGGACTCGGTGGAGACGGCGCTGCGGATCTGCGGGAGCGAGGCGCGGGCGCTGGTGCAGGGGGCGGAGGAAAAGGAGTGGCGGGAGATTTCCTTCCAGACGAGCTACCGGAATCCCAAGACCGGCTTCATGATCGGCGAGCTGACGCCGCGGCACTTTTCGTTCAACTCGCACCTCGGGGCCTGTCCGGCCTGTGAGGGCTTGGGCACGGAGGTTTTCTGTGATTCGGAGTTGCTGCTCGGGGATGCCGGCTTGCCGCTGGCGAAGGGCGGCGTGAAGGGCTGGTGGAAGATCGGCGCGCAGCGTGGCAAGGCCTTCGCGCGGGAAGCGGTGGCGATTTTGAAGATGTTCGGGAAGCCGGAGGACGGGACTTTTTCCGAGTTGCCGGAGGAGGGGCGGCAATTGCTTTTCCATGGTGGCAATTTCGACACCGGCTGGCGGATCGGCGCGGAGAAGAAGAAGCAGATCAAGCGCTATGAGGGCCTGTGTGTGGAGGCGGAGCGGAAGCTGAAGGAAGCGCGCAGCGAGGCCGTGCGGCGTCGCGTGGCGCGGGTGATGGCGGAGCGTCCCTGCAGTGCCTGCCATGGTCAGCGGCTGCGACCGGAGATCCTGGCAGTGCGGATCGAGGGCGGCGGAGGGCTTTGGCTGGGGATCCAGGATTTCTGCTCGCTGCCGGTGGAGGAGGCGGATGGCTGGCTGGCGCAGTTGAGGCTGCCGGAGGATCGCGCCGAGGTCTGCGGGCAACTGGCCGGAGCGGTGGGAGAAAGGCTCGGTTTCTTGAGAGAGGTCGGCCTAGGGTATCTCGGGCTGGATCGCTCGAGCGCCACGCTTTCCGGTGGCGAGGCGCAGCGGATCCGGCTGGCGACGCAGTTCGGCAGCGGGCTGACAGGCGTGCTCTATGTACTGGATGAACCGAGCATCGGCCTGCATGCGGAGGACACCGGCCGGCTGATCGCGGCGCTGAAGCGGCTGCGGGATCGCGGCAATACGATCGTGGTGGTTGAGCATGATGAGGAGATGATCCGGGCAGCGGATTGGATGATCGAGCTCGGGCCCGGGGCGGGAAAGGAAGGCGGGGTCTTGCTGGGCAGCGCGACGCCGGATGCATTTCCGAAGGACTCGCCGACGCGGGGTTGGCTGGAAGCGCCGATCCCGCCGGTGGCGGTGGGCGCGGGGTTTCCCTTGCTCGGCGATGCGCTGATGATCCGCGGGGCCAGCGAGCACAACCTGCAGGATGTGGATGTGCGGATTCCGCTGGGCGGGATCGTCTGTGTGACGGGACCGAGCGGCAGCGGGAAATCGACGCTGGCGGATGACGTGCTGCTGCGGGCGCTGAAGCGTCATTTCAATGGCAGCGGGGATCCGCCGGGGAAGCATCGGGCGATCGAGGGCATGGAAGCGCTGGGTAAGGTGGTGGCGGTGGACCAATCGCCAATCGGCCGTAGCCCGCGGTCGAATCCGGCGACCTTTACCGGGATGTTCGATGGCATCCGCGATCTGTTTTCGAAACTTCCGCTATCCCGCCAGCGTGGCTATGGCGCGGGGCGATTTTCTTTCAACACGCACGGAGGGCGCTGTGAGAATTGTGAGGGGGCGGGACGTTTGAAGATCGAGATGCATTTCCTGCCCGACGCATGGATCACGTGCCGGGCCTGCGGCGGGAAGCGCTTCAACCGGGAGACGCTAGAGGTGAGATTCAAGGGCATGAGCATCGCGGATGCGCTGGATCTCACGGCGGGTGAGGCGCTCGCGGCCTTCGCGGCGGTGCCGAAGCTAAAGCGGACCTTGGAGGTGCTGGGGGAGCTGGGGCTCGGGTACGTGAAGCTGGGACAGGCGGCGAATACGCTCTCCGGCGGCGAGGCGCAGCGGCTGAAGCTGGCGGTGGAGCTTTCCAAACCGGCGGCGCCGCACACCCTGTATTTCTTCGACGAGCCGACGACCGGCCTGCATTTCGGGGATGTGGAGCGTTTGCTGGGAGCTTTCCGCGGCCTGCGGGAGGCCGGGCATAGCGTGCTGGTGGTGGAGCACCATCTGGATGTCATTTCCGCGGCAGACTGGGTGGTCGACCTGGGACCGGGTGGGGGACGCGAAGGGGGCAGGGTGGTAGCCGAGGGATCACCCGCCCAGATCGCGAAAATCGCGGATTCTCCGACCGGAAGAGCGTTGGCGCGGAGGCTCGGGTCGTCCGGCGAAATATAGGCTTCGCAAACCCGTGAATATCACCCGATCCGCTGTCATCATTGGGGTGCTTCACTTGTTCCTATTCGCGGGAATGCTGTGGGTCTCCTTTGCGGCAGAGAGGAGGTGGCACCTCATCCGGGATGACTTGGTAGTGCTGGGTCTTTTGACGAGACCCATTCAGTATCTGGCGTTCTCGACGGGGTGGCTCTGCTTTTGTCTCCTTATTTTTCTGAGCTTGCTGGCGATGCTTTGGAAGAGTGGCAGGGGTCTGGTGGTCCTGCTGGTGGTCGATGGAATTTTCGTCCTGCTATTGCTCGTATTCGGGTTTCAAGTCGCCCTGCTGGAGCTGCCGGTCCTGCCTCTCAAAGATAAGATCCGGTATATTTTCAGTGATTGAGCAGCGACATGGGAGCGGGCTGCGAGGCTCGGGAATCTTTGGTCTGCCATCGAATCGCTAGCCATTTCTCAGACAAGACACTAGGCTGGTGACGCTACATTGATGGATCCCAACGAAGAAGTGAGCAGTGTCCCCGCACAAAGCCTCTCGCCTTCCACGCAAGCGTGGCAGGAGTGGCTGGCTGAAAATGGGCCGCGCCTGATTCTTTTCGCCCGGCAGCAGACCCGCTCCTCCGAGGATGCGGAAGACATCGTGCAAGATGCCTTGGTCAAGCTGGTCGAGAAGCTGGACGCGAATGAATTCGTGGGGGGCCAAGAAGCTTGGATTCCCTATCTTTTCACCGCGATCCGCCGCCTGGCGATCGATCTCGGCCGACGCGATGATCGTCGCAAGCGGCGCGAGGACTTCGTGAGCGAGGAGGTGGAATCCGATCAGAAGGATGCCCTTCACCCGTGGTTCGAAAGCGAGTCGTCCGATGATGAGACGAGGCAACTGCTCGAGGCCGGATTGAAGGAACTCCCGCCGAAATTTGCCGAAGTCGTCATCATGAAAATCTGGGGTGAGCGGACTTTCGCAGAGATCGGAGAGGCACTTGAAATTTCCCAAAACACAGCGGCCTCCCGGTATCGCTACGGTCTTGAAGCCCTGAAGAAAAAGCTCTCCTCCGCCCGCCGCAAGGGCGACCTATCAATCTAAGATCATCCGTTTCCGAAAGAAAGTCACATGGACCCCGAATTCCAGGATCTTGAAAACACGCTGAAGGGAATGCGCCCGGCGAAGCCGGATGCGGCCAGTCTCGACCGCCTGCTGGCGGCTGTGGAGGGTCGTTTGCAATCGTCCCCGGTGTCGATCTCTGGAGTGGAGAGCAAGCTGGCCTCGCTCCAGCCGGTTGCTCTTTCGGATGATCTTGCCGCGCGGATGCTGGCGACGGTGAGCCGCGTGCCCTTTCCGGTGGACGAGAAGGTGGTGCTCTTCCCGGGCGCGCAGAAGCCTGCGAAGAAGGAGAATGTTTCGCGTCGTCCCTGGTATGCCGCGGCTGCGGCCGTGGCAGTGGCCGGGGCCTTCAGCGCGCTGATGGTGGGTGGCCCGAAGGTGGCGCAACCTCATCACGGTGGCGGCGCGGTGGCGGGCAACGAAATCCCGCTTGGGGCGAAGAATATTTCCGCCGCGAACTTCACGCCATCTTCCATGGGCAGCGGCCTGCAGGATGTGAGCGACATGGGCGTGCGCTGGACCCGCGAGGGCCGGCCGGTGCGCCTTTATCGCGTGATCTATCGCGACAAGGCACAACTGAAGAATAACAAGGGCGAGATCATCGAGGTCGAGAAGCCCCGTGCCGAATATTTCCTGGTTCCGGAGAAAATCGACTGAGAAGGTCAAGACAAAAATGCTGAGCTACTACGCTTCTAGTATGTTAACGGCAATGAACAAGAAACAACATTTCGCATGTGGAATCGCCGGTCTGATGAGTCTGGCTGCGACGGCCTTTGCCATCGAAGCGCCGGATTCCGCGGCACCGATTCCGCCCCAGGTTTCCCCGGAAGAAGCCGCCGCGCCGCCGGTCGAGATCCCGCATGCCGATGCGGTGGAAATCCCGGTGCGTCCTGCCCAAGGAGAAGCGAGGGCCGAAGCGGCCGCGCATGGTTATCTCGGCGTCGGCGGCTCGAAGCTGCCCGCCCTGGTGGGCGAGCACCTGAAGCTCGCCGAAGGCGAAGGAGTCGTGGTCCGCACGCTGGATCCGGATGGTCCTGCCGCGAAGGCAGGGATCGCCCAGAACGACATCATCACGAAGGTGGCTGGCAAGGCCGTGGGTTCCCACGATGACCTGCGCGCTTCCGTGGCCGGCCTGAAGCCCGGTGAAGAAGTGGCGATCGATTTCATCCACCGCGGCGAGTCGAAGAATGTGAGCGTGGCTCTCGGTGCGACGCCTGCCCAGCCGGGTGCGGTGGCAGGAGCCGAGGTGAAGCCGCTCGACAATCTCATGATGAACGGCATGCCGCCGGATCAGTTGAAGCGCATGCGCGAGGCGATCGAGCAGAACATGAAGGCTTTCGAAGCGCTCGACGGTGAAGATGTGAATGCCGGTGCCCTGATGGGTGAAGGGATTCACAAGCGCGTCCAACAGATGCTCCAAGGCATGCAGATGCCGGAGATGCCCGACGTCGGCCAGTTCGAGAAGGGCGGCTTGGAAATGAACGGCACGAGCAGCAGCTCGATCCGCATGCTGGATGAAAACGGCAGCGTGGAACTCAAGTCCCAGGACGGCAACAAGCATGTCCGGGTCTTCGACAAGGATGGCAAGGTCGAGTGGGAAGGTCCTTACGACACGGCGGCTGATAAGGAAGCCGTGCCGAAGGATGTCCGCGAACGGATCGATCGCCTGAACATCGACATGG
This portion of the Luteolibacter luteus genome encodes:
- a CDS encoding RNA polymerase sigma factor, producing the protein MDPNEEVSSVPAQSLSPSTQAWQEWLAENGPRLILFARQQTRSSEDAEDIVQDALVKLVEKLDANEFVGGQEAWIPYLFTAIRRLAIDLGRRDDRRKRREDFVSEEVESDQKDALHPWFESESSDDETRQLLEAGLKELPPKFAEVVIMKIWGERTFAEIGEALEISQNTAASRYRYGLEALKKKLSSARRKGDLSI
- a CDS encoding nuclear transport factor 2 family protein, with protein sequence MLNEPLDPSCAEAELLRAAYAAFNARDIEAALLLMTPDVTWPRAFKGGFVHGPAEVGAYWTEQWREIDPTVQPLAFYPEKDGTILVEVHQVVRDLAGAVIADERVGHRFVIEHGLIRGMEVGELAPKG
- the uvrA gene encoding excinuclease ABC subunit UvrA, translated to MHLNLCGVDSIRIRGARQHNLRGVDVDIPRGKLVVITGPSGSGKSSLAFHTLFAEGQRRFVESLSAYARQFLDQLEKPDVDSIEGLSPAIAIEQRSGGLNPRSTVATVTEIHEHLRVLWAAAGVPHDPESGEKLERMGASDIVSSISAMAEGTRVVLLAPVPQEEVREPERLIGDLRRQGFVRVRVEGEILELEEALKAWPERATSVEVVVDRLVVRAGGEARLADSVETALRICGSEARALVQGAEEKEWREISFQTSYRNPKTGFMIGELTPRHFSFNSHLGACPACEGLGTEVFCDSELLLGDAGLPLAKGGVKGWWKIGAQRGKAFAREAVAILKMFGKPEDGTFSELPEEGRQLLFHGGNFDTGWRIGAEKKKQIKRYEGLCVEAERKLKEARSEAVRRRVARVMAERPCSACHGQRLRPEILAVRIEGGGGLWLGIQDFCSLPVEEADGWLAQLRLPEDRAEVCGQLAGAVGERLGFLREVGLGYLGLDRSSATLSGGEAQRIRLATQFGSGLTGVLYVLDEPSIGLHAEDTGRLIAALKRLRDRGNTIVVVEHDEEMIRAADWMIELGPGAGKEGGVLLGSATPDAFPKDSPTRGWLEAPIPPVAVGAGFPLLGDALMIRGASEHNLQDVDVRIPLGGIVCVTGPSGSGKSTLADDVLLRALKRHFNGSGDPPGKHRAIEGMEALGKVVAVDQSPIGRSPRSNPATFTGMFDGIRDLFSKLPLSRQRGYGAGRFSFNTHGGRCENCEGAGRLKIEMHFLPDAWITCRACGGKRFNRETLEVRFKGMSIADALDLTAGEALAAFAAVPKLKRTLEVLGELGLGYVKLGQAANTLSGGEAQRLKLAVELSKPAAPHTLYFFDEPTTGLHFGDVERLLGAFRGLREAGHSVLVVEHHLDVISAADWVVDLGPGGGREGGRVVAEGSPAQIAKIADSPTGRALARRLGSSGEI
- a CDS encoding sterol desaturase family protein, encoding MSDLEPILNFLKSVGNTAFFLATRYGLFAGIAWLLAYVLFYRRWKHRKVVQKLPPGSEIRREMFFSGISVLIFAVVGVVTVIAAKQGWTQMYTRMGKYPMWWFWLSILCAIVIHDTWFYWTHRLMHHKKLFRFFHRTHHLSHNPSPWAAYSFDPAEAVIQAAIFPLVLFIMPMHPGAFAIFMVWQITFNVIGHTGFEIYPKWMMDSWLGKILNTPTNHAMHHEKLRGNYGLYFNVWDRVMKTNHADYEKRFREVTTRGRDAGEHRTSKVQH
- a CDS encoding S1C family serine protease: MSLAATAFAIEAPDSAAPIPPQVSPEEAAAPPVEIPHADAVEIPVRPAQGEARAEAAAHGYLGVGGSKLPALVGEHLKLAEGEGVVVRTLDPDGPAAKAGIAQNDIITKVAGKAVGSHDDLRASVAGLKPGEEVAIDFIHRGESKNVSVALGATPAQPGAVAGAEVKPLDNLMMNGMPPDQLKRMREAIEQNMKAFEALDGEDVNAGALMGEGIHKRVQQMLQGMQMPEMPDVGQFEKGGLEMNGTSSSSIRMLDENGSVELKSQDGNKHVRVFDKDGKVEWEGPYDTAADKEAVPKDVRERIDRLNIDMDFKGNGLRLRMAPRGAR
- a CDS encoding HupE/UreJ family protein yields the protein MPRIFLLLLLAFFPTLLHAHQIAEITMSLDLKGEKIEGVVQADAAYMLEEFRGDEDEEAKDLAWLRGQGPDGWAKIEAEAITYWRDCFTLLADGTPIPWTMEIPAFHETAPAFLSEGEPEELPMLDVAVHAQLPPGAKHLDIRWKEPFGVVLVVLTGTGPDAGTKPIMSGEQMTIAERSATEEDLKPKPLSIPDWIKVGFQHILPDGLDHILFVLGLFLLVPKWKPLLGQTLAFTVAHSISLAAATLGWVNLPAQPVEILIAASIAWVGIENLCVKELGKGRLLLVGLFGFIHGLSFASALAGILPKDQPEKLPGALLGFNIGVELGQVALLAIAFACFAWLGDRFVWVKRIGSVLVGLAGLTLLIERASGIDFIPFF